A part of Antechinus flavipes isolate AdamAnt ecotype Samford, QLD, Australia chromosome 6, AdamAnt_v2, whole genome shotgun sequence genomic DNA contains:
- the TMEM109 gene encoding transmembrane protein 109, which yields MLRLGSRFLMGRAVPKALLAAFVALLLVLHVASSQQDFQSRKPQKKDPPADFLSQTGWAIRETMDAWIGPDVMHVVAETLSQVLWAVSSAISVACFALSGISAQLLSAMGLDGEHLTQGLKLSPGQVQTFLLWGAGALVAYWVLALLLGLLLALLGRILWGLKLVLFLVGFVAVVRSVPDPSIRALMLLGLLTLYALLSRLSGSRASGAQLEAKVRGLERQVEELRWRQRRAAKASRGAEE from the exons ATGCTGAGATTGGGCAGCAGATTCCTGATGGGGCGAGCTGTGCCCAAGGCCCTCCTGGCAGCCTTCGTGGCCCTCCTCCTCGTTCTGCACGTGGCAAGTTCCCAGCAAGACTTCCAGTCAAGGAAACCGCAGAAGAAGGACCCCCCGGCCGACTTCCTGTCGCAGACAGGGTGGGCCATTCGGGAGACCATGGACGCCTGGATTGGGCCCGACGTCATGCACGTGGTGGCCGAG ACCTTGTCCCAAGTGCTGTGGGCCGTCTCCTCTGCCATCTCCGTGGCTTGCTTCGCTCTCTCCGGGATCTCTGCGCAGCTGCTGAGCGCCATGGGGCTGGATG GTGAGCACCTCACACAAGGCTTGAAGCTCAGCCCTGGCCAAGTGCAGACCTTCCTCCTCTGGGGAGCCGGGGCCCTCGTGGCCTACTGGGTGCTGGCCCTGCTCCTGGGCCTGCTGCTGGCCCTGCTGGGCCGGATCCTGTGGGGCCTGAAGCTGGTCCTCTTCCTGGTGGGCTTTGTGGCCGTGGTCAGGTCGGTGCCGGACCCCTCCATCCGGGCCCTGATGCTGCTGGGGCTGCTGACGCTGTACGCCCTGCTGAGCCGGCTGAGCGGGAGCCGCGCCTCGGGAGCCCAGCTGGAGGCCAAAGTGCGCGGCCTGGAGAGGCAGGTGGAGGAGCTGCGCTGGAGGCAGCGCCGGGCGGCCAAGGCCAGCCGGGGCGCCGAGGAGTAG
- the LOC127541695 gene encoding tigger transposable element-derived protein 1-like, with the protein MSKRPGSKLPGGGGGAGKRKALSIKEKLDIIKRFEGNERTCDISRATGLKESTLRTIRDNAVKIKETSRTGTGTSAAKSIRGRPREIEEMERLLSLWMEGKRSGTTFLTAKGKALSIYADLKRKSSNPGEVAPFRASCGWFSGFKHRYNFQSLQLLGEAASAQLKAAKELPALIQKLVKEEGYTLDQIFNFDETGLYYKRMPRRTYISRAEKHGPGPKAAKDRVTVLLGANASGDLKLKPVVVYRSANPQALRGIVRASLGVHYRYSKKGWMTAQVCIDIFAEFFPVLEDYCKKKNLAFKILIIIDNAPSHPLTIAELNPNVKFIFLPPETTSLIQPLGQGVIALFKAYYLRRTFKMLLSATGGENAETVIEFWKRFNIKMAIDIIVEAWNDVTRECLHRVWKKMLPDLIHDFKGFEPSEQLKKIKASCVDLAKQVGFEGVKKKDVDELLEAPPDRLSSEDMRQLAAEGQAEAEDEDEEDSPKAAPRQLDTVQLSDVLGVIEKQLQWLEDNDYNAERSRIVARGIRTNLEPYRHLQYERRRLAKQQKSYVYLKRREINGPSTSGSAASHLALDTPRSVTPQ; encoded by the coding sequence ATGTCCAAGCGCCCGGGCTCCAAGCTGCCCGGGGGCGGCGGAGGGGCCGGCAAGAGGAAAGCCCTGAGCATCAAGGAGAAGCTGGACATCATCAAGCGCTTTGAGGGCAACGAGAGGACGTGCGACATCTCCCGCGCCACGGGCCTCAAGGAGTCAACGCTGCGCACCATCCGCGACAACGCGGTCAAGATCAAGGAGACGTCCCGGACCGGCACCGGCACGAGCGCAGCCAAGTCCATCCGGGGGCGGCCCAGGGAGATCGAGGAGATGGAGAGGCTGCTGAGCCTGTGGATGGAGGGCAAGAGGTCGGGCACCACGTTCCTGACCGCCAAGGGCAAGGCCCTGTCCATTTATGCCGACCTGAAGCGCAAGTCGTCCAACCCCGGCGAGGTGGCGCCGTTCCGGGCGAGCTGCGGCTGGTTCAGCGGCTTCAAGCATCGCTACAACTTCCAGAGCCTGCAGCTGCTGGGCGAGGCGGCCAGCGCGCAGCTCAAGGCGGCCAAGGAGCTGCCGGCGCTCATCCAGAAGCTGGTCAAGGAGGAGGGCTACACGCTCGACCAGATCTTTAACTTCGACGAGACGGGCCTCTACTACAAGCGCATGCCGCGACGCACCTACATCTCCAGGGCCGAGAAGCACGGGCCCGGGCCGAAGGCGGCCAAGGACCGGGTGACCGTCCTACTGGGCGCCAACGCCAGCGGGGACCTGAAGCTCAAGCCCGTAGTGGTGTACCGCTCGGCCAATCCTCAGGCCTTGAGGGGCATCGTCAGGGCCAGCCTCGGGGTTCACTACCGCTACAGCAAGAAGGGCTGGATGACGGCCCAAGTCTGCATCGACATTTTTGCCGAATTCTTCCCCGTTCTAGAGGATTATTGCAAGAAAAAGAACTTGGCTTTTAAGATTCTCATAATTATCGATAACGCACCGAGCCATCCCCTGACCATCGCTGAGCTCAATCCCAATGTCAAATTCATCTTTCTGCCCCCTGAAACCACCTCCCTGATCCAGCCCCTGGGTCAAGGGGTGATAGCCCTGTTCAAGGCTTACTACCTGAGGCGAACATTTAAGATGCTGCTCTCGGCCACCGGAGGGGAGAATGCAGAGACCGTTATCGAGTTCTGGAAGCGATTTAACATCAAAATGGCCATCGACATCATCGTTGAAGCCTGGAACGATGTCACCAGAGAGTGTCTGCACCGTGTGTGGAAGAAGATGCTCCCCGACTTGATTCACGACTTTAAAGGATTCGAACCTTcggagcaattaaaaaaaatcaaggcaaGTTGCGTGGATCTGGCGAAGCAAGTTGGATTTGAGGGGGTCAAGAAGAAAGACGTAGACGAGCTTCTAGAGGCGCCCCCTGATCGCCTCTCCTCTGAGGACATGCGACAGCTGGCTGCCGAAGGGCAGGCTGAGGCAGAGGACGAGGATGAGGAAGACAGCCCGAAGGCTGCTCCCAGGCAGCTGGACACGGTCCAGTTGTCTGACGTTTTAGGGGTGATAGAAAAGCAGCTGCAGTGGCTGGAGGACAACGATTACAACGCTGAACGCAGCAGAATAGTGGCTCGTGGCATCCGGACCAATTTGGAACCCTACCGGCACCTTCAGTACGAGAGGAGGAGGCTGGCAAAGCAGCAGAAATCCTATGTGTATCTTAAGAGACGAGAAATCAATGGCCCGAGCACATCTGGGAGTGCAGCTTCTCACCTGGCTTTGGACACCCCTCGGTCTGTCACTCCACAGTAG